A single window of Selenomonas sputigena DNA harbors:
- a CDS encoding MotA/TolQ/ExbB proton channel family protein: MDAIMTGIEFFHKGGSIMYVLLLCSIFVVTIGIERAMYFSRMDTGRAFTREFYQCMANDDFAGARKLAEDHRGALANILFGAMKLVKKDSSRVSSYMEIQSGIVLSKLRKRLYYLSVIVTMAPLLGLLGTISGMISAFSVFNLQSGQATAITGGVGEALIATAMGLCVAIIALSVHAYFTQRIESIVTDMEQCFSLVEGAKDALSSNEGAAR; this comes from the coding sequence ATGGACGCAATTATGACAGGCATAGAGTTTTTCCACAAGGGCGGCTCCATCATGTATGTGCTGCTCCTTTGCTCGATCTTCGTCGTGACGATCGGCATCGAGCGTGCGATGTACTTTTCGCGCATGGACACAGGACGCGCCTTTACGCGGGAGTTTTATCAGTGCATGGCGAACGATGATTTTGCGGGGGCGAGGAAACTTGCCGAAGATCATCGCGGGGCGCTTGCCAACATTCTTTTCGGGGCGATGAAGCTCGTAAAGAAGGATTCGTCTCGCGTCTCCTCCTACATGGAGATTCAGTCGGGCATCGTGCTGTCGAAGCTTAGGAAGCGTCTCTATTATTTGAGCGTCATCGTGACGATGGCGCCGCTTCTGGGACTTCTCGGCACGATCAGCGGCATGATCTCGGCATTTTCCGTGTTCAACCTTCAGTCGGGACAGGCGACGGCGATCACGGGCGGCGTCGGCGAGGCTTTGATCGCGACTGCCATGGGGCTTTGTGTCGCCATCATCGCGCTCTCCGTGCACGCGTACTTCACGCAGCGCATTGAGAGCATTGTGACGGATATGGAGCAGTGCTTCTCACTTGTCGAGGGTGCGAAGGATGCGCTTTCTTCCAATGAGGGGGCGGCGCGATGA
- a CDS encoding Asp23/Gls24 family envelope stress response protein — protein sequence MDVIAFVGPSGTGKSHRALLVAHQHQADAIIDDGILIKDGKIVAGSSAKMEKSKIMAVRRAIFVLPGHAEEVRSAIAECRPHRILILGTSENMVYKIVRILKLPTIEQIIHIEDIATQREMQKARDSRLKQGKHIIPVPTIELKPHASGFLIDPIQSFFRRNRTRRRKLGEKSIVRPVFSYYGKLIIDDLAIREMVVRIVHEKEYISEVGSVRVRHVWKGDEDRGLEISCSVVLTYGSHIPTLIKETQQRVRTKVEYMTGLFVREVDIMVQALYIEA from the coding sequence ATGGACGTCATAGCATTCGTAGGTCCGAGCGGCACAGGCAAGAGTCACCGCGCCTTGCTCGTGGCGCATCAGCATCAGGCGGACGCCATCATTGATGACGGCATCCTGATCAAGGACGGCAAGATCGTCGCCGGTTCTTCCGCCAAGATGGAGAAGAGCAAAATCATGGCGGTGCGCCGCGCCATTTTCGTTCTGCCCGGACATGCGGAAGAAGTGCGTTCTGCTATCGCCGAGTGCAGGCCGCATCGCATCCTCATCCTTGGGACTTCCGAGAACATGGTCTATAAGATCGTGCGCATACTGAAACTGCCGACGATCGAACAGATCATCCACATCGAAGACATCGCGACGCAGCGTGAGATGCAAAAAGCGCGGGACAGCCGACTGAAGCAGGGCAAGCACATCATACCCGTTCCGACGATCGAGCTGAAGCCTCATGCTTCGGGCTTCCTCATCGATCCCATCCAGTCCTTTTTCCGCCGCAACCGCACGCGTCGCCGCAAACTCGGCGAGAAGTCCATCGTGCGCCCGGTGTTCAGCTATTATGGCAAGCTCATCATCGACGATCTGGCAATTCGCGAGATGGTCGTGCGCATCGTGCATGAGAAGGAATACATCTCGGAGGTCGGTTCTGTGCGCGTGCGCCACGTCTGGAAAGGCGACGAGGATCGCGGCCTTGAGATTTCCTGTTCCGTCGTGCTGACCTACGGCAGCCATATTCCGACACTCATCAAGGAGACGCAGCAGCGTGTGAGAACGAAGGTCGAATACATGACGGGACTTTTCGTGCGCGAGGTCGACATCATGGTGCAGGCGCTTTATATCGAAGCGTAA
- a CDS encoding DNA-deoxyinosine glycosylase, which produces MPASSFTCVGFPPSIDANCTHIILGSMPGAASLRAQQYYAYPQNRFWRLMAYLLEGGEPPQDYTARLQMLLRHHIALWDSIASCEREGSLDSAIRAAKPNDFTALLAHYPRLSTFCLNGGKSADTFRRANKSLLKRDDLTFHALPSTSAANARWRFDDLVKAWKKALPLEE; this is translated from the coding sequence ATGCCCGCTTCTTCCTTCACCTGCGTCGGCTTTCCTCCGAGCATCGACGCAAACTGTACGCATATCATTCTCGGCTCAATGCCGGGCGCGGCGTCGCTCAGGGCGCAGCAATACTACGCCTACCCGCAGAATCGCTTCTGGCGGCTCATGGCGTATCTGTTGGAGGGCGGTGAGCCACCGCAGGACTATACGGCGCGGCTTCAAATGCTGCTCCGCCACCATATCGCGCTTTGGGACTCCATCGCCTCATGCGAGCGCGAAGGCAGCTTGGACTCAGCGATTCGCGCGGCAAAGCCCAACGACTTCACCGCGCTCCTCGCGCATTATCCGCGCCTCTCCACCTTCTGCCTGAACGGCGGCAAATCGGCCGATACTTTTCGCCGTGCCAACAAGTCGCTCCTGAAACGCGACGATCTCACCTTTCATGCGCTGCCCTCGACGAGCGCAGCCAACGCGCGCTGGCGCTTCGACGATCTCGTAAAAGCATGGAAAAAGGCGCTCCCCCTCGAAGAGTAA
- a CDS encoding ABC transporter substrate-binding protein, with translation MKKSFFAIVLVVVCLLLTACRTAPEAAQGGAGSYTVTDSQGTVVTVPARPHRIVTLSMSTDEVMLGLVPPEDMAAVNGLLDDPVSSNVVDLAKKVEKRVGNPTVEELVALSPDLVIVPNWGDLAIVPSLREAGLTVVVCKGARNLAEIKETIVLLAQAAGVPERGEKLLAMMDEHLKGIEKKVSAIPESERKTVVLISLMSGYGGIGSSFDDACRYAGVKNGRSALGIRDGQVMTKEQLVEINPDILFVPTYNDHGKFDVDKFRKEYFDDPSLQTVKAIREHRLEEPTEAYIYNCSQDFVLGVQEIAYRAYGDAFAQGREEHLSAVE, from the coding sequence TTGAAGAAAAGTTTCTTTGCCATAGTCCTAGTCGTTGTCTGCCTGCTGCTGACGGCGTGTCGTACAGCGCCGGAGGCGGCGCAGGGCGGCGCGGGAAGCTATACGGTCACGGACAGCCAAGGTACGGTCGTCACCGTGCCTGCGCGGCCACATCGCATTGTCACGCTTTCGATGAGCACGGACGAGGTCATGCTCGGTCTTGTGCCGCCCGAGGATATGGCGGCGGTAAACGGCCTCCTCGACGATCCTGTAAGCTCGAATGTTGTGGATCTTGCGAAGAAGGTGGAAAAGCGCGTCGGCAATCCGACAGTTGAAGAACTCGTCGCACTCTCGCCCGATCTCGTCATCGTGCCTAACTGGGGGGATCTCGCCATCGTGCCGTCACTTCGTGAAGCGGGGCTTACCGTCGTCGTCTGCAAGGGCGCGAGGAATCTCGCCGAGATCAAGGAGACGATCGTGCTTCTCGCACAGGCGGCAGGCGTGCCCGAGCGCGGGGAGAAGCTCCTTGCGATGATGGACGAGCATCTCAAAGGCATAGAGAAGAAGGTCAGCGCCATCCCCGAGAGCGAGCGCAAGACCGTCGTCTTGATTTCCTTGATGTCGGGTTATGGCGGCATCGGCTCCAGCTTTGACGACGCCTGCCGTTATGCGGGCGTGAAGAACGGCAGGTCGGCGCTCGGCATCCGCGACGGGCAGGTCATGACGAAGGAGCAGCTCGTCGAGATCAATCCCGACATCCTCTTCGTGCCGACGTACAACGACCATGGGAAATTTGACGTCGACAAGTTCCGCAAGGAATACTTCGATGATCCGTCTCTGCAGACGGTCAAGGCCATCCGCGAACATCGCCTCGAAGAGCCGACGGAAGCCTATATCTACAACTGCTCGCAGGACTTCGTGCTCGGCGTGCAGGAAATCGCCTATCGCGCATACGGAGACGCTTTCGCCCAAGGGCGTGAAGAGCATCTCTCGGCGGTGGAATAA
- a CDS encoding TonB-dependent receptor plug domain-containing protein — MKSKKIYGKDCLTRKVLAAFFASSLCCAPVFAAESDAADEATDNAVNDLGATVVTAERIPTERMDTPANVTVITAKEIAANHYATVGEAVEHVNGVTVTRMGGQQQELVRLNGDGRVLLLVDGERLNNEQGTSTGRSSVDLNMIPSMKNIQRIEIVKGGASALYGSDAVGGVINIITKKGVKNETTVDLSTGSWKTHSIELTNQGTDGNYSWFVTGAMTNGGNFDYNYRGSGYTMNSSDYRNRSFSVRLDGKIDERSSAHIYYGHRSVNAAQYSSTGASSTSSGKLTEVFNNVSASYRFKEGTAAPGFLRVFNNYKTATQGSEFNALLWGFDYQNGWQLDDKNTLIAGAEWHQSDSSNESEGHYKGKGITNKALYVQDTMKLGKLSFVPGVRVDNHSMFGTHWTPKAALNYRPDDATQFYASWGKVFKAPTADDLYYNDAYGLHGNPNLEPETGWTATVGMNHKFNDKTSMGISYFESHLDDAIRWANGPSGWTPSNVNKEKKRGIELSFRQRLDDAWSYDLGYSYIRTEVDAGAGRGFVWENGNSQPNGYRLGLHYAKGPWKANILGRIGTGLDEAVYLDHSYAIWDFNVNYDIEKNMTAYFRINNLTDEEYYTRKLSSGWLGNSYYPGTGRFYQIGLTCSF; from the coding sequence ATGAAGAGCAAGAAAATCTACGGCAAGGATTGTTTGACAAGGAAGGTGTTGGCGGCTTTTTTTGCGTCGAGTCTCTGCTGTGCACCAGTGTTCGCGGCAGAAAGCGACGCGGCTGATGAAGCGACGGATAATGCAGTGAACGATCTCGGCGCGACCGTCGTGACGGCGGAGCGCATACCGACGGAGCGCATGGATACGCCTGCCAACGTCACGGTCATCACGGCGAAGGAAATCGCCGCGAACCACTATGCGACCGTCGGCGAGGCGGTCGAGCATGTGAACGGCGTGACCGTCACGCGCATGGGCGGACAGCAGCAGGAATTGGTGCGTCTCAATGGGGATGGCCGAGTGCTTCTTCTTGTGGACGGAGAAAGGCTCAATAATGAGCAGGGGACTTCTACAGGGCGTTCCAGTGTTGATCTCAATATGATTCCTTCGATGAAGAACATCCAGCGCATTGAGATCGTCAAGGGCGGCGCTTCGGCGCTTTACGGCAGCGATGCCGTGGGCGGCGTCATCAACATCATCACGAAGAAGGGCGTGAAGAACGAGACGACCGTCGACCTCAGCACGGGCTCGTGGAAGACGCACAGCATCGAGCTGACGAATCAGGGCACCGACGGCAACTACAGCTGGTTCGTGACGGGCGCCATGACGAACGGCGGCAACTTCGACTACAACTACAGAGGCTCGGGCTATACGATGAACAGCAGCGACTACCGCAACCGCAGCTTCTCCGTGCGTCTCGACGGCAAGATCGACGAGCGCAGCTCGGCGCATATCTACTACGGTCATCGCTCGGTCAATGCGGCGCAGTATAGCAGCACAGGAGCGTCATCCACATCGAGTGGTAAGCTGACGGAGGTGTTCAACAATGTCAGCGCTTCTTACCGCTTCAAGGAAGGTACGGCGGCGCCGGGCTTCCTGCGCGTCTTTAACAACTATAAGACCGCGACACAGGGCTCGGAGTTCAATGCGCTCCTTTGGGGCTTTGACTACCAGAACGGCTGGCAGCTCGATGATAAGAATACGCTGATTGCCGGTGCAGAGTGGCATCAGAGCGATTCCTCGAATGAAAGCGAAGGACACTATAAAGGTAAGGGCATTACCAATAAAGCACTCTACGTGCAGGACACGATGAAGCTCGGCAAACTGTCGTTTGTGCCCGGCGTGCGCGTCGACAATCACAGCATGTTCGGCACGCATTGGACGCCGAAGGCAGCGCTGAACTATCGTCCCGATGATGCGACGCAGTTCTATGCTTCGTGGGGCAAGGTGTTCAAGGCGCCGACGGCAGACGATCTTTATTATAACGACGCATATGGACTGCATGGCAACCCAAACCTTGAGCCGGAAACAGGTTGGACGGCAACGGTTGGTATGAATCACAAATTCAACGACAAGACGAGCATGGGCATCAGCTATTTTGAAAGCCACTTGGATGATGCCATCCGCTGGGCGAACGGTCCTTCCGGTTGGACTCCTTCCAACGTCAATAAGGAAAAGAAGCGCGGCATAGAGCTTTCCTTCCGTCAACGGCTCGATGATGCTTGGAGCTATGACTTGGGGTATTCGTATATCCGCACGGAAGTGGATGCCGGCGCGGGGCGCGGCTTTGTCTGGGAGAACGGCAACAGTCAGCCGAACGGCTATCGCCTCGGCCTGCACTATGCGAAGGGGCCATGGAAGGCGAATATCCTCGGACGTATCGGCACGGGGCTTGATGAAGCCGTTTACCTCGACCATAGCTATGCCATCTGGGATTTCAATGTCAACTATGATATTGAAAAGAACATGACGGCGTACTTCCGCATCAACAATCTTACGGATGAGGAATACTATACGCGCAAGTTGTCTTCTGGCTGGTTAGGAAATTCCTACTATCCCGGCACGGGTCGCTTTTACCAAATCGGCCTTACCTGCTCGTTTTGA
- a CDS encoding PHP domain-containing protein gives MSSDLHTHTSYSDGKMTPEELVAAAKEAGLRYIAITDHDTVDGVTHLYEEGLLPAKGIGIIPGIEFSAHHEKREIHILGYNVDIYRRDLLDRLNDVGEARWSRFAEMVEKLQELGYGITETDVLKVAGTSKSISRSHIGRALVLKGCFSSVREAFDAVLSKGRPAYVSHYRLEPEEIVALIKNAGGTPVLAHPKLVGDDALVEHVLDLGIEGIEAFYPQHDTVDTQRYLGMAERRHLLVTGGSDFHGFASRYPQELGIFTVEDSFAEKLYKPRMNL, from the coding sequence GTGTCCAGCGATCTGCATACGCATACGTCATATTCCGACGGAAAGATGACGCCCGAGGAGCTTGTGGCGGCGGCGAAGGAAGCGGGGCTTCGCTACATCGCAATCACGGATCATGATACCGTGGACGGCGTCACGCATCTTTATGAGGAAGGGCTTTTGCCTGCGAAGGGCATCGGCATCATACCGGGCATTGAGTTCAGCGCCCATCATGAAAAGCGGGAAATCCATATCCTCGGCTACAATGTCGACATCTATCGCCGCGATCTCCTCGACCGCCTGAACGATGTGGGAGAGGCGCGTTGGAGTCGCTTCGCTGAGATGGTGGAGAAGCTGCAGGAGCTTGGCTACGGCATTACGGAAACGGATGTGCTGAAGGTAGCAGGCACGAGCAAATCCATCAGCCGCTCGCACATCGGACGGGCTCTCGTGCTCAAAGGCTGTTTTTCCAGCGTACGCGAGGCGTTCGATGCTGTGCTTTCCAAAGGCCGTCCCGCTTATGTTTCACACTATCGCCTAGAGCCGGAAGAAATCGTCGCGCTGATCAAGAATGCGGGCGGTACGCCCGTCCTCGCTCATCCGAAGCTTGTCGGTGACGACGCGCTCGTCGAGCATGTGCTCGACCTCGGCATCGAGGGCATTGAGGCATTTTATCCGCAGCACGATACGGTCGATACGCAGCGCTATCTCGGTATGGCGGAGCGCCGCCATCTGCTCGTGACGGGCGGCTCGGACTTCCACGGCTTTGCTTCGCGCTATCCGCAGGAACTTGGCATCTTCACGGTGGAGGATTCATTCGCGGAGAAGCTGTATAAGCCGAGAATGAATCTTTAG
- a CDS encoding TIGR00282 family metallophosphoesterase gives MRVMLVGDVCGRAGREAFSRFTPGIRKEKAVDIVIVNGENSAGGKGFTRKSLDALYHGGADVVTSGNHVWDKKDVLEFIDDEPFLIRPANYPDGAPGKGYCIYPHRAKNIAVINMSGRVFMPDMDCPFQKIERILREIRDEADVIFLDFHAEATSEKAAMGWYLDGRVNAVVGTHTHVQTADERLLPGGTAYITDLGMTGPWDSVLGVRVDRVLEKFTTCRPVRFEVAEGPVVYSAVIVEVDDATNRTLSIERIMKKG, from the coding sequence TTGAGAGTCATGCTGGTTGGAGATGTTTGCGGCAGAGCGGGCAGGGAGGCGTTCAGTCGCTTCACACCGGGAATCCGCAAGGAAAAGGCGGTGGACATCGTCATCGTCAACGGGGAAAATTCTGCGGGGGGCAAGGGGTTTACGCGCAAGTCGCTCGATGCGCTCTACCATGGGGGCGCCGACGTCGTGACGTCGGGCAATCATGTCTGGGACAAGAAGGACGTTTTGGAGTTCATCGACGACGAGCCTTTTCTCATCCGACCCGCCAATTACCCAGACGGAGCGCCGGGGAAAGGCTATTGCATCTATCCTCATCGCGCGAAGAACATCGCCGTCATCAATATGTCCGGCCGCGTCTTCATGCCCGATATGGATTGTCCGTTTCAAAAGATCGAGAGAATCCTGCGCGAGATTCGTGACGAGGCGGACGTCATCTTTCTCGATTTCCATGCGGAGGCGACTTCGGAGAAGGCTGCGATGGGCTGGTATCTCGACGGACGCGTCAATGCCGTCGTCGGCACACATACGCATGTGCAGACGGCGGACGAGCGCCTTCTGCCGGGCGGTACCGCCTATATCACGGATCTCGGCATGACGGGGCCGTGGGACTCGGTGCTCGGCGTGCGCGTCGACCGCGTGCTGGAGAAGTTTACGACGTGCCGCCCCGTGCGCTTTGAGGTGGCGGAAGGCCCTGTCGTCTACAGTGCCGTGATCGTCGAGGTGGACGATGCGACGAATCGGACGCTCTCCATCGAGCGCATCATGAAGAAGGGCTAG
- a CDS encoding stage V sporulation protein S, translating into MEVLKVSARSNPNAVAGALAGVIRESGAAEMQAVGAGALNQAVKAIAIARGFVAPHGIDLVCVPAFADIEIDGEERTAIKLIVEPR; encoded by the coding sequence ATGGAAGTCTTGAAGGTTTCAGCGAGGTCGAATCCGAACGCTGTCGCGGGGGCTTTGGCCGGAGTCATTCGGGAATCAGGCGCGGCCGAGATGCAGGCGGTCGGCGCAGGCGCCCTGAATCAGGCCGTCAAGGCAATCGCCATTGCGCGCGGCTTTGTCGCGCCGCACGGCATCGATCTTGTCTGCGTTCCTGCTTTCGCCGATATCGAGATCGACGGCGAGGAGCGCACGGCGATCAAACTCATCGTAGAGCCGCGTTGA
- a CDS encoding ExbD/TolR family protein, protein MRLRDRRGFDKPEIIIIPMIDIMFFLLVFFMLSTLYMVNLKTVDVNMPKAANVETQMRVTYVVTMKKDGSLFLEDQPIAEKTLLERAKAENARNGNFSLVLRADQDIDYGMVYALLDKFKGAGITRFGLAGESAGGK, encoded by the coding sequence ATGAGGCTCAGGGACAGGAGGGGCTTCGACAAGCCCGAGATCATCATCATCCCGATGATTGACATCATGTTCTTCCTTCTCGTCTTCTTCATGCTCAGCACGCTCTACATGGTGAATCTCAAGACTGTCGACGTCAATATGCCGAAGGCGGCAAATGTAGAAACGCAGATGCGCGTGACTTATGTCGTCACGATGAAGAAGGACGGCAGCCTTTTCCTTGAGGATCAGCCCATCGCGGAAAAGACGCTTCTTGAGCGTGCCAAGGCGGAGAACGCGAGGAACGGCAACTTCTCCCTCGTGCTGCGCGCCGACCAGGATATCGACTATGGCATGGTCTATGCACTCCTCGACAAGTTTAAGGGCGCGGGCATCACGCGCTTCGGCCTTGCCGGTGAAAGCGCAGGGGGCAAGTGA